One Phaseolus vulgaris cultivar G19833 chromosome 4, P. vulgaris v2.0, whole genome shotgun sequence DNA window includes the following coding sequences:
- the LOC137838511 gene encoding uncharacterized protein: MAQVLEMMRALQDNVATSRAEQEKMQADLAASQSRNDELNRVNAELRRALQTPKERAVGEGMLMPPSPPRAFLMPFSPEIMQTMVPPNLVGVKVSFTEVEDPEAHLTAFHTQMMLSGGSYAVYCKMFMSTLSGIAMEWFVSLPEGHITSFHQFSKLFTEQYIVNRAPSVVSYDLFNVRQYQGELLKDYLNRFGAQVVRLPSKDEDMLVYAFKKGVLPGPFSESLIRSHPSTFAEIRRRAMAHIVAETEV, translated from the coding sequence ATGGCCCAGGTCCTGGAGAtgatgcgtgcgctgcaggacAATGTCGCAACGTCGAGAGCTGAACAAGAGAAGATGCAGGCAGACTTGGCTGCATCGCAGAGTAGGAACGATGAGCTGAATCGCGTTAATGCGGAGCTGAGAAGGGCGTTACAGACGCCGAAGGAACGCGCAGTTGGAGAAGGGATGTTGATGCCACCATCGCCTCCGAGAGCGTTCCTTATGCCGttctcccctgaaatcatgCAAACCATGGTACCTCCCAACCTAGTGGGAGTGAAGGTGTCATTCACAGAGGTAGAAGATCCAgaagcgcatctgacggcgttccacactcagatgatgctgtctgggggctcatatgccgtgtattgcaagatgttcatgagcactctgaGTGGAATTGCCATGGAATGGTTCGTGAGTCTGCCAGAAGGTCATATCACGTCCTTCCATCAGTTttcgaagctcttcactgagcagtacatcgttaaCAGAGCACCTTCAGTGGTGTCGTACGATCTGTTCAATGTACGCCAGTATCAAGGTGAGttgctgaaagactacctcaaccgctttggagcacaagtggttagattgcccagcaaggacgaggatatgctggtgtatgcatttaagaagggagtgttACCTGGTCCTTtcagtgagtcgctcatcagaagccatcccagcaccttcgCAGAAATCCGGCGACGCGCgatggcgcacatagtggcggAGACAGAGGTTTGA
- the LOC137837467 gene encoding uncharacterized protein isoform X2 translates to MSTLFIALQCCQCSTMQVKQKKKSSNKWNCAVCNQKQSVRRVFAQGFMAKDVRKFVQDFNMSRKSFDDGEWPLAGTLDPVPEISNGEVNRQKRRNDWSAYLDQEDYHTLEEQQLDDDCERLIVTELEKGMLKKSRVTKNTGAGSDKFLKKTLFYNSQEDPVRVTSLIENKPKRKNDLTAYDKMTQKCKQSRTEIASKWNVYLTEYDDNLDFELNKGFDLDKNAAPCDKSVLETIASERVEDDIHPDFM, encoded by the exons ATGTCGACGCTCTTCATCGCTCTCCAATGCTGCCAATGCTCCACCATGCAG GTGAAGCAGAAGAAGAAGAGCAGCAACAAATGGAATTGCGCCGTCTGCAACCAGAAGCAATCTGTTCGAAGAGTCTTTGCTCAGGGATTCATGGCCAAGGACGTTCGCAAGTTCGTTCAGGACTTCAACATGTCGCGCAAGTCCTTCGATGACGGTGAATGGCCTCTCGCCGGAACCCTAGATCCGGTACCGGAAATATCGAACGGCGAAGTGAATCGCCAAAAGAGGAGGAACGATTGGTCCGCGTACCTCGACCAAGAGGATTATCACACTCTCGAGGAGCAACAACTTGATG ATGATTGTGAAAGGCTTATAGTGACTGAGTTGGAGAAGGGTATGTTAAAAAAAAGCAGGGTGACGAAGAATACTGGTGCAGGAAGTGACAAGTTTTTGAAGAAGACCCTTTTCTATAACTCTCAAG AGGATCCAGTGAGGGTTACATCTTTAATTGAAAACAAGCCAAAAAGAAAGAATGATTTGACAGCATATGATAAGATGACTCAAAAATGCAAACAATCAAGGACTGAGATAGCCTCCAAATGGAACGTTTACCTAACAGAGTATGATGATAATTTAGATTTTGAATTAAATAAAGGCTTTGACCTGGATAAAAATGCAGCTCCATGTGATAAGAGTGTCTTAGAGACTATAGCTAGTGAAAGGGTGGAAGATGATATTCACCCAGATTTTATGTGA
- the LOC137837467 gene encoding uncharacterized protein isoform X1: protein MSTLFIALQCCQCSTMQVKQKKKSSNKWNCAVCNQKQSVRRVFAQGFMAKDVRKFVQDFNMSRKSFDDGEWPLAGTLDPVPEISNGEVNRQKRRNDWSAYLDQEDYHTLEEQQLDGDDDCERLIVTELEKGMLKKSRVTKNTGAGSDKFLKKTLFYNSQEDPVRVTSLIENKPKRKNDLTAYDKMTQKCKQSRTEIASKWNVYLTEYDDNLDFELNKGFDLDKNAAPCDKSVLETIASERVEDDIHPDFM, encoded by the exons ATGTCGACGCTCTTCATCGCTCTCCAATGCTGCCAATGCTCCACCATGCAG GTGAAGCAGAAGAAGAAGAGCAGCAACAAATGGAATTGCGCCGTCTGCAACCAGAAGCAATCTGTTCGAAGAGTCTTTGCTCAGGGATTCATGGCCAAGGACGTTCGCAAGTTCGTTCAGGACTTCAACATGTCGCGCAAGTCCTTCGATGACGGTGAATGGCCTCTCGCCGGAACCCTAGATCCGGTACCGGAAATATCGAACGGCGAAGTGAATCGCCAAAAGAGGAGGAACGATTGGTCCGCGTACCTCGACCAAGAGGATTATCACACTCTCGAGGAGCAACAACTTGATGGTGATG ATGATTGTGAAAGGCTTATAGTGACTGAGTTGGAGAAGGGTATGTTAAAAAAAAGCAGGGTGACGAAGAATACTGGTGCAGGAAGTGACAAGTTTTTGAAGAAGACCCTTTTCTATAACTCTCAAG AGGATCCAGTGAGGGTTACATCTTTAATTGAAAACAAGCCAAAAAGAAAGAATGATTTGACAGCATATGATAAGATGACTCAAAAATGCAAACAATCAAGGACTGAGATAGCCTCCAAATGGAACGTTTACCTAACAGAGTATGATGATAATTTAGATTTTGAATTAAATAAAGGCTTTGACCTGGATAAAAATGCAGCTCCATGTGATAAGAGTGTCTTAGAGACTATAGCTAGTGAAAGGGTGGAAGATGATATTCACCCAGATTTTATGTGA